The DNA window ATTCACCCTTATTTactaaatgaaatgtaaaaaaatatgacggACAGAGCGATAGCAGTAAGTAGCAACTATTagaataagtgttttttttaataaaatatttctgactTCTCGAGAGTCACCAAGATTAAACTCGATTAAAAGTCTATGCGTGAGAAAATTACTACTTGAATTctacttattttaatagattattattttatattatttataaaatatgagcatttctcatttataaagtACTAAATATCAAAGTATACCCAGACGAGTTtagctataatttataatttcaaaaatgttttgtatacaaTTGAATATCCTGTATATGATTTGAATAGTAAACTAATATTCGGCATCATACCAAAATGCCTTCAAAAtgcatgaaataaatttataatctctataattagttttgtttaaatattttagtcccGCCCTAGTCTTGAACAAGTCGTTGCAATAGTAGATTTTATGGAAAAGCATCCAGCTTTAGCACTTGGGCAATTGAGAGGCTTGGAAGGACGAGATGAGAGCAAAAAGCTCTGGTTTAAATTGACAAGAATTGTAAATAACATTACTGGACCAACAAGACCTATGAAGTCATGGattaaagtaagaaaaaaaaacatatattttgtttattttgctcaGTAATTTCATGGTAAAAGTAaccaaacaaaagaaaacagaTTGTTAGTGATGCTTTGCTAGAAGAAAGctgattgaataataaataaatgaatggaaGAGAAATACACACTGTTTATACTATACAAATAGTAAACAGTTTATTTCCTTAAGTTTGTTTTTGACATAAGAGTCAAATAAAGGAAATTGTTATTAAGTAGAACTATTAACGAGAATATGGAGTTAGTCTcatttaccaatattttaacaGAACCAATCCACCGACACAAGCATTTTGAAATGCCATGGTCCATTGGTTTCCCTATAATTAAGTACAGAGCATGCATGTTTGTgagacatttttaataaaacaaaaatggacatgaacaaaaataacaaatgtctGTATACACCAGCACATGTTATAAATTAACAGTGTAAGAACTAATAACCACTTCTTATACTGTAAATAAGCAATAATTGgatctaatattttttgtttctcgTACCCCCTAATATTACTCACTCATCCTTAAAGTCTGACCAATGATGATAATGTCAAGGTGAATAATTATTCTGTCAACCACTTACAAATAAAACCTTCATCAATAGTTtaccttaaattataattgtgatatttaaaattttaaaaatggtattTCAGTATTGGGCTGATAAAAAATCAACTGTAAGATCCAAAGTGCAATCTGGTGGAGGCGATCCCAATACTCTATGTTCTaatatagaaaagaaaatatgGGATTTGTTCTTAGCAAACGATGGAGGAAATAGTAAGTCTTCTTCAATGGAATTTAGTTAAACagcaactttaaattttatgttttgttatgtttaaaaatattttagtacctataagatattaaattattgctgTAATATTGCCAGATAAAGATGATGTTGATGTGAAGTCCTGGTCAGTTTGGTCATAGTGgccatttttaatgataaataaccAACTGTGCACGCAATACACACTCTTAAACACTGTCTGTGTTTAAGAATGCGTATTGCATAGGTGCAATCTCCTGCAATTTCCTGATTATAATCCAATGGAAAGGCAATTAAACAAGTTTGAAGATAGTACCAGTGTAGGACCACAGGTTGTGCTATTCAAGGCTCCTAGTAGCTTCCTCTCTATTTACCAAAGAGCCAGTAAAACACAGTATATGAACATAACATACTTGACATCAGATTTAAAAAGTGATTTttactgatatttattttgtagaaaatCGTAATTCAGTGAAGCTAGAATCACACTACATGGAAGAGGCATTTTATAATGACGATGATAATATGGACCAGAACCATGAGAGTGACCCAGTTATTAATTTTGAGGAACCAACTGTCGACCTTGAGGAGAGAACCATGGTTGTAATGGAGAAATTggtatattaaaatgaacattataatttatcaaacataaatcgtttttttgtattgagtaatgatttttttgaggctgtataactacaggcacaagggacataacatcttagtttccaagattgaaGGCACATTGtcaatgtaaagaatggttatttatattgttaatctcagtgggctgtggtgaccacataccttTAGATGGTCCATACGAGCATCTGcctaaatatcttttaaaaaaaataaacaaaaaaaaaattcactcaTAAAATATAGACTCTGTGGAACTAACCTTTTCATACATTGTTCAAAGAGATTAGGTAtgttcaatgtaaaaaaacgttATTGTCTATCCCGATCGCGATTGCCAGCAGGGAGGGATAACAAAATAGATACAATTCAAAAAAGCTTGATGTTCTACACATGACATAGTTATATCGGGTATATGGGTATATATCATATCTATCTTGTTGGGTTAGTTAGCTACAAACGTATAATAAGGTATATAGGGTAAAGACGGTATTCATTTTAGGTAAAATCAATGGGTGAGCAAGCGACAGCGATGTCTCAGCTGGCACAAGCGTCGCAGGCGCACGCGCAGGCTATGGAGCGACTGGCTGAGGCTTCGCAGATACAAGTAAGTTCCTCATAATATTGAATTAGAGTGGCATCCAACCTTTTGGAACAAAAACACGCGTCGTCCGCCCGCCAACAGTAACGTCGGCAAACTCGCGTCGATGCTCACAAGAAGTTATTTTAGCTTATTAACTAGTGTG is part of the Vanessa tameamea isolate UH-Manoa-2023 chromosome 10, ilVanTame1 primary haplotype, whole genome shotgun sequence genome and encodes:
- the LOC113392412 gene encoding uncharacterized protein LOC113392412; amino-acid sequence: MTDRAIASRPSLEQVVAIVDFMEKHPALALGQLRGLEGRDESKKLWFKLTRIVNNITGPTRPMKSWIKYWADKKSTVRSKVQSGGGDPNTLCSNIEKKIWDLFLANDGGNKNRNSVKLESHYMEEAFYNDDDNMDQNHESDPVINFEEPTVDLEERTMVVMEKLVKSMGEQATAMSQLAQASQAHAQAMERLAEASQIQARAIERLANTFETISAATHDVRNAIVDIDSTMKRFYTTSPT